A region of Ammoniphilus oxalaticus DNA encodes the following proteins:
- the ilvD gene encoding dihydroxy-acid dehydratase, with the protein MKRELRSDIIKRGFDRAPHRSLLRATGVIQDESDWDKPFIAIANSYIDIIPGHVHLQEFGKIVKEAVREAGGVPFEFNTIGVDDGIAMGHIGMRYSLPSREIIADSIETVVDAHAFDGLICIPNCDKITPGMIMAALRVNIPTILVTGGPMKAGKTSDGRSISLSSVFEGVGAFQSGKINEESLKELEMYGCPTCGSCSGMFTANSMNCICEVLGIALPGTGTTLAVTEERRELVKRAASQIIRLIDEDLKPRDIITEKAIDNAFALDMAMGGSTNTVLHTLAIANEAGLSYSLERINEVAKRVPHLSKIAPASDHHMEDVHDAGGVTAILNELSKKEGALHLDTLSVTGKTLGENIAGYDVKNNEVIRPLDNPHSETGGLSILFGNIAPEGAVIKTGAVEPGITRHEGPAIVFESQEAALEGIANGEVKEGHVVVIRYEGPKGGPGMPEMLAPTSQIMGMGLGTKVALITDGRFSGASRGISIGHISPEAAEGGPIAFVEDGDTILIDMEKNILELNISEEEMEKRKQAWTGFEPKVKRGYLARYSKLVTSASTGGIMKI; encoded by the coding sequence ATGAAGAGAGAACTAAGAAGTGACATTATTAAAAGAGGATTTGATCGCGCTCCTCACCGTAGTCTTTTGCGAGCTACAGGAGTTATTCAAGATGAATCCGATTGGGACAAGCCATTTATTGCGATTGCGAATTCATACATCGACATCATTCCTGGTCATGTTCACCTTCAGGAATTTGGAAAGATAGTAAAAGAAGCTGTCCGTGAAGCGGGCGGTGTGCCGTTTGAATTCAATACAATCGGTGTGGATGATGGAATTGCGATGGGACACATTGGTATGCGGTATTCGCTGCCAAGTCGCGAGATTATTGCCGACTCGATTGAAACTGTTGTTGACGCGCACGCTTTCGACGGACTGATTTGTATCCCTAACTGCGACAAGATTACACCAGGCATGATCATGGCGGCTTTACGCGTGAACATTCCTACAATTCTTGTTACTGGCGGTCCAATGAAGGCCGGTAAAACATCGGATGGGCGTTCGATTTCATTATCCTCCGTATTCGAAGGTGTCGGCGCTTTCCAATCAGGAAAGATTAACGAAGAAAGTTTGAAAGAACTTGAAATGTACGGCTGCCCAACTTGCGGCTCCTGCTCAGGCATGTTTACCGCAAACTCAATGAACTGTATTTGCGAAGTGTTAGGAATTGCTTTGCCTGGCACAGGCACAACACTGGCGGTTACTGAAGAGCGTCGTGAATTAGTAAAGCGCGCGGCAAGTCAAATTATTCGTTTAATCGATGAAGATCTAAAGCCTCGCGACATCATTACAGAAAAAGCTATCGACAATGCTTTTGCGTTAGATATGGCGATGGGCGGTTCCACAAACACGGTGCTGCATACACTGGCCATCGCAAATGAGGCGGGCCTCTCTTATTCACTAGAAAGAATTAACGAAGTAGCAAAGCGCGTGCCGCATCTATCCAAAATTGCGCCAGCATCCGATCACCATATGGAAGATGTCCATGACGCGGGTGGCGTTACAGCAATCTTAAATGAATTGAGTAAAAAAGAAGGAGCCCTTCATCTTGACACATTGTCCGTAACAGGCAAAACTTTAGGTGAAAACATTGCGGGTTATGATGTGAAGAACAACGAAGTTATCCGTCCGTTAGACAATCCCCATTCTGAAACAGGCGGCCTATCCATTCTATTTGGAAACATTGCGCCTGAAGGGGCTGTGATCAAAACAGGCGCCGTCGAACCTGGCATTACCCGACATGAAGGACCTGCGATCGTATTCGAATCTCAGGAAGCCGCATTAGAAGGAATTGCTAATGGTGAAGTTAAAGAAGGACATGTTGTCGTGATTCGCTATGAAGGACCTAAAGGCGGACCGGGAATGCCTGAAATGTTGGCCCCAACCTCTCAAATCATGGGAATGGGCCTCGGCACCAAGGTAGCCCTCATTACGGATGGTCGCTTTTCAGGAGCCTCTCGCGGCATTAGTATCGGACACATCTCCCCAGAAGCTGCTGAAGGCGGGCCGATTGCTTTCGTTGAAGACGGGGATACGATCTTAATTGATATGGAAAAGAACATTTTAGAATTAAACATCTCTGAAGAAGAAATGGAAAAGAGAAAGCAAGCTTGGACTGGCTTTGAACCGAAGGTGAAGAGAGGGTACCTTGCAAGATACTCTAAACTTGTAACCTCGGCGAGCACAGGCGGAATCATGAAAATTTAA
- a CDS encoding pseudouridine synthase produces MRLDKMLSNMGFGTRKEIKKFSKMGIICVDGKTVKDTSQHINPEKQQIEFDGERVEYREHVYLIMNKPQGVISATEDLVEKTVVDLLEYDYRHFHVFPVGRLDKDTEGLLLLTNDGKLAHELLSPRKQVAKTYYAEIEGFVTEEDARRFEQGVTLDDGYETLPAQLNIKESGPRSKIELTIYEGKFHQVKRMFQAVGKQVVFLKRIQMGPLELDPALTLGEYRELSEQELLLLKG; encoded by the coding sequence ATGAGATTAGATAAAATGTTATCCAATATGGGGTTTGGGACGCGCAAAGAAATCAAAAAGTTTTCAAAAATGGGCATCATTTGCGTCGATGGAAAAACAGTTAAGGATACGAGTCAACACATTAATCCAGAAAAACAGCAGATTGAATTTGACGGGGAACGTGTTGAATATCGTGAGCATGTTTATTTAATAATGAACAAACCGCAAGGCGTCATTTCCGCTACCGAAGACCTTGTTGAAAAAACGGTCGTTGATCTACTTGAATACGACTACCGCCATTTTCATGTCTTTCCAGTAGGAAGATTGGACAAGGATACAGAAGGATTATTACTTTTAACCAACGATGGTAAATTAGCGCACGAACTTCTTTCCCCGCGGAAACAAGTTGCGAAAACGTATTATGCTGAAATTGAGGGCTTCGTAACGGAAGAAGACGCTCGTCGCTTTGAACAAGGTGTTACATTAGATGATGGATATGAAACACTTCCCGCGCAATTAAACATTAAAGAGTCTGGCCCGCGTTCAAAAATAGAGTTGACCATCTATGAAGGTAAATTCCATCAAGTAAAAAGAATGTTTCAAGCGGTGGGAAAACAAGTTGTGTTTTTGAAACGAATTCAAATGGGTCCGTTAGAGCTTGATCCCGCTTTAACGCTGGGAGAGTACAGGGAGTTGAGTGAACAAGAACTGCTTCTATTAAAGGGTTAA
- a CDS encoding transglycosylase domain-containing protein, protein MRKKRKKNNWLRWFVGLAGLFTLLVLGGCAALMSVGNVIMDKDKVLQQSQTSVLLDINKNEFYKLYVDQNREYVEYPDIPPLVVKAFVNVEDERFFTHTGVDVIAIGRAIYKDIKARGAVEGASTITQQLAKNVYLTNEKSIWRKTKEAVIALNLERNYSKEQILEFYLNEILFGDAVYGIKAASEYYFGITDLNELSLAQVATLAGLPKAPNAYSPFNNYERSAERRKVVLSVMHRNGSITKEEMEQASAEELELNPNREKRGKPEYRAYVDYVIKEAQEKYNLTENDLYRGGYRIYTQLDPQAQRAMFNAFNNDKLFPRGSSKENKPQAAMVILDHKTGGVAAMMGRREYNTGDRNLATQAERSPGSTFKPVAVYTAALENGWGPYDTLKDEKMTFAGGYSPSNWAGDGYWGRVTMIDAVKRSKNVSAVWLLNELGIDTSFRYLDRFGFEYDKQKNRKLGIALGDFTPGVSAMDMAQAYSAFANRGVIIEPHAITRVEDNSGVVVANADISTSTVMSEQNAYYMTQMLKSAVDEGTGRSARMNRPVAGKTGTTQMEGTRGNRDAWFVGYTPEYVGSIWMGYERSSDGYLVDGSGVTAKFFSTVMSEALKGKKVKQFDKPSNVKELRKPIEVPSISDLKAQQIADSVHLTWSAQEEGMIYRIYRYFDDPGQTEFLGEVDYNEWVDLEVPSDRAIHYLVIPFSTKLDKEGAQSNTVKISPKEIDPSLLPPEEGDDELDEEESDEEDLTRPNPSQQDQERPRPGNSGRPNNSDSKPEPDAEPQVPPHTDGGTGSPDPGMLEAPAQQPTGDGRGRGNP, encoded by the coding sequence ATGCGTAAGAAGCGTAAGAAAAACAATTGGTTGAGATGGTTTGTCGGTTTGGCGGGATTGTTCACGCTCCTCGTTTTGGGCGGCTGCGCCGCATTGATGTCTGTCGGCAATGTGATTATGGATAAAGACAAAGTATTACAGCAGAGCCAGACTTCAGTCCTTCTTGATATTAATAAAAATGAATTTTACAAGTTGTATGTTGATCAGAATCGGGAGTATGTAGAATACCCTGACATCCCGCCGCTTGTCGTTAAGGCATTTGTGAATGTGGAGGATGAGCGCTTTTTCACTCACACAGGGGTGGACGTCATCGCGATTGGGCGCGCGATCTATAAAGATATTAAGGCGCGGGGCGCGGTAGAGGGCGCCAGTACGATTACACAACAGTTAGCGAAGAACGTATACTTAACGAATGAAAAATCTATTTGGCGAAAAACAAAAGAAGCGGTCATCGCTTTAAATTTAGAGCGAAATTATTCAAAAGAGCAGATTCTAGAGTTTTATCTCAATGAAATATTGTTTGGGGACGCTGTATACGGGATTAAAGCCGCATCTGAATATTATTTTGGGATTACCGACTTGAATGAACTTAGTTTGGCCCAAGTCGCGACGCTTGCAGGTCTACCAAAGGCGCCCAATGCGTACTCACCATTTAATAATTATGAAAGATCCGCAGAACGGCGTAAAGTTGTGCTGAGTGTCATGCATCGCAATGGCTCCATTACAAAGGAAGAAATGGAGCAGGCGAGCGCTGAGGAATTGGAACTTAATCCAAATCGTGAGAAACGCGGGAAACCGGAATATCGCGCTTACGTCGATTATGTCATTAAAGAAGCGCAGGAAAAATACAATTTAACAGAAAATGATTTATACCGAGGCGGCTACCGTATTTATACCCAGCTCGATCCGCAAGCGCAACGAGCGATGTTTAACGCCTTTAATAACGACAAATTGTTTCCTAGAGGGAGTTCGAAGGAAAATAAACCACAGGCAGCAATGGTCATCTTAGATCACAAAACGGGTGGAGTCGCGGCGATGATGGGGCGTAGGGAATATAACACGGGGGACAGAAACCTCGCCACACAAGCAGAGAGAAGTCCGGGATCAACGTTTAAACCTGTTGCCGTTTATACGGCCGCATTGGAAAATGGGTGGGGACCGTATGATACCTTAAAAGATGAAAAGATGACGTTTGCCGGCGGATACAGTCCAAGTAACTGGGCTGGCGACGGCTATTGGGGCAGAGTTACGATGATCGATGCGGTAAAACGATCAAAGAACGTCTCTGCGGTCTGGCTGTTGAATGAACTGGGCATCGACACAAGTTTCCGCTACTTAGATCGTTTTGGTTTTGAATATGATAAACAAAAGAATCGAAAATTAGGTATCGCATTGGGTGACTTTACGCCAGGCGTATCCGCAATGGATATGGCTCAAGCCTATAGCGCATTCGCGAATCGCGGTGTCATTATTGAACCGCACGCAATTACACGGGTTGAAGATAATAGCGGTGTCGTTGTTGCCAATGCGGATATATCCACTTCCACGGTTATGTCCGAACAAAATGCGTATTATATGACCCAAATGCTAAAATCAGCGGTTGATGAAGGAACGGGCAGAAGCGCCCGCATGAATCGACCTGTTGCGGGAAAAACAGGAACCACTCAGATGGAAGGCACGAGAGGAAATCGAGATGCTTGGTTTGTCGGGTATACGCCTGAATATGTCGGTTCGATCTGGATGGGATATGAACGATCATCCGATGGGTACTTGGTTGATGGAAGCGGCGTTACCGCAAAATTCTTTAGTACTGTCATGAGCGAAGCGTTAAAAGGAAAGAAAGTAAAGCAATTTGATAAACCGTCCAATGTGAAGGAATTACGAAAGCCGATAGAAGTGCCTTCGATTTCAGATTTGAAGGCCCAACAAATCGCGGATTCGGTCCATCTTACCTGGTCAGCCCAGGAGGAAGGGATGATTTATCGCATTTACCGTTATTTTGATGATCCAGGTCAGACAGAGTTCCTGGGAGAAGTAGATTACAATGAATGGGTTGACTTAGAGGTTCCGTCAGATCGGGCGATTCATTATCTGGTCATTCCGTTTAGCACGAAGCTGGATAAGGAAGGGGCTCAATCTAATACGGTGAAGATCTCCCCGAAAGAAATCGATCCTAGTTTGTTGCCACCAGAGGAAGGAGATGACGAACTTGATGAAGAGGAGTCTGATGAGGAGGATTTAACGCGACCTAACCCATCGCAACAAGATCAAGAAAGGCCGAGACCCGGCAATTCAGGGAGGCCCAACAATTCCGATTCAAAACCAGAACCAGATGCTGAGCCACAGGTTCCGCCTCATACGGACGGGGGGACAGGGTCCCCAGATCCAGGTATGTTGGAAGCGCCAGCTCAACAACCTACGGGCGATGGACGGGGCAGAGGGAACCCGTGA
- a CDS encoding YqgQ family protein, with product MERMSFLDVKDLLRTFGIFIYTGDAIADCELMEDELKELHQAGLIPDQDLYRFALLTIRKRISDIKQNRRFTR from the coding sequence ATGGAGCGGATGTCCTTTTTAGATGTAAAGGACCTTTTGAGAACATTCGGGATCTTCATTTATACAGGTGATGCGATTGCTGATTGTGAGTTAATGGAAGATGAACTTAAAGAGCTCCATCAGGCTGGCTTGATTCCTGACCAAGACCTTTATCGTTTTGCGTTGCTGACAATCCGAAAGCGGATTTCTGATATAAAACAAAATCGCAGATTTACACGGTAG
- the queF gene encoding preQ(1) synthase, with amino-acid sequence MARVEHDYDKYQGIRFDTQDESVILVNILETIPYEYVGKRTEVNIPTNEFTSVCPWSGLPDFADIKIMFVPNKELIEMKSLKYYLTSYRNVGIYQEHATNRILNDLVACCDPLYMKIEADWNKRGGLGTTVVVEYTRED; translated from the coding sequence ATGGCGCGCGTTGAACACGATTATGATAAATATCAAGGCATTCGTTTTGACACCCAAGATGAATCGGTCATTTTGGTCAATATTTTAGAAACGATCCCTTATGAATATGTAGGAAAACGGACAGAAGTAAATATCCCGACAAATGAGTTTACATCTGTTTGTCCTTGGTCTGGATTACCTGATTTTGCGGATATAAAGATTATGTTTGTCCCAAATAAAGAATTAATCGAAATGAAATCTTTAAAGTATTACTTGACTTCTTACCGTAACGTGGGGATTTATCAAGAGCATGCGACTAACCGTATTTTGAATGATCTTGTGGCCTGTTGCGATCCGCTCTATATGAAAATTGAAGCAGATTGGAACAAGCGCGGCGGATTGGGCACGACCGTTGTTGTAGAGTATACAAGAGAGGACTAG
- a CDS encoding inositol monophosphatase family protein produces the protein MDYNKMLKQAKEWVIQAGEMSFEKSKQSLDITYKTSHSDLVTKVDKEVEKFLIEKILAHYPDHGIVGEEGTFEKDPDEFDTLWIIDPIDGTINFVHQQVNYVISVAVTHKEKGVFGIIYDPSRDELFWAARGEGAYLNEQRLQNTRLERLEESLICTGLFWNERIEKSKLLEMIYQLPKHCRGIRVYGCAALELAYVAAGRLDAYISLYLNPWDFAAGKMIVEEAGGVITTWEDAPLSYLEAGPLIASNPGLHKQLLSFIQRDL, from the coding sequence ATGGACTACAATAAAATGTTAAAGCAAGCTAAAGAATGGGTGATCCAGGCTGGGGAGATGAGCTTTGAAAAATCGAAACAGAGCTTGGATATTACATATAAGACATCGCATTCAGACTTGGTAACAAAGGTGGATAAAGAGGTCGAGAAATTTTTGATAGAAAAGATTCTTGCTCATTATCCAGATCATGGGATCGTTGGTGAAGAGGGAACATTTGAAAAAGATCCTGACGAATTTGATACATTATGGATTATTGATCCGATCGATGGCACCATTAATTTTGTGCACCAACAGGTCAACTATGTGATCAGCGTCGCGGTCACGCATAAGGAGAAAGGCGTGTTTGGAATCATTTATGATCCATCTCGCGATGAATTGTTCTGGGCAGCGCGTGGCGAAGGGGCCTATCTAAACGAACAACGCCTGCAAAATACGCGGTTAGAACGTCTTGAAGAGTCGTTGATTTGCACGGGATTGTTCTGGAATGAACGGATAGAAAAAAGTAAGTTGTTAGAGATGATCTATCAGCTACCGAAACACTGCAGGGGAATTCGCGTTTATGGTTGCGCCGCTTTGGAATTGGCTTACGTCGCTGCTGGACGGTTAGACGCTTACATTAGTTTATATTTAAACCCGTGGGACTTTGCCGCGGGGAAAATGATTGTCGAAGAGGCGGGCGGTGTCATCACGACATGGGAAGACGCTCCGTTGTCCTACCTTGAAGCGGGTCCGTTGATCGCTTCAAATCCGGGACTGCATAAGCAACTGCTCTCATTTATCCAGCGTGATCTGTGA
- a CDS encoding DEAD/DEAH box helicase, producing the protein MSGFEKFGLRAEIIRGIKDLYFQEPTPIQAKAIPLALEGKDLIGQAQTGTGKTAAFVIPMLQKINEDNRSIQGLIMTPTRELAIQIGQDAADLAKHLDVNVLTLHGGRDIGAQMNKLQQPVQIVVGTPGRILDHMQRGTLHFGRLKMLVLDEADKMLEMGFQEDVETIIAQTAHQKQTLLFSATMPDRVRQLAHRFMFQPPHIKVDMKQATAETTDQYFYVVNQSEKLEALKTLLGELNPFLAIIFVNTQNRVDSVTEQLQQEGFEAEALHGGLSQNKRERLMDAFRQVKFQYLVCTDIASRGVDVEGVTHVFNFDLPSDPESYIHRVGRTGRAGQSGTAITFVSPRQKIIMSKIESAIHQKIEERVLFGTKGFVEVPKSKGSNRRRRPRGGTSARPEPKQLVVNSPKRKNNEKVKPGYKKKAKLEQARLEQQEKRKRIRQSINQTIRSKKKQEARERSR; encoded by the coding sequence ATGTCAGGATTTGAAAAGTTTGGACTTCGCGCAGAAATAATAAGAGGAATTAAAGATCTTTATTTTCAGGAACCGACACCGATTCAAGCAAAGGCGATCCCACTCGCTTTAGAGGGCAAAGATTTAATTGGACAAGCTCAGACAGGAACGGGTAAAACCGCGGCTTTCGTGATTCCGATGTTACAGAAAATAAATGAAGACAACCGATCTATTCAAGGGTTGATTATGACTCCGACACGTGAATTGGCCATTCAAATTGGACAAGACGCAGCGGATTTAGCAAAGCATTTAGATGTCAATGTATTGACGTTGCATGGAGGTCGCGATATTGGGGCGCAGATGAACAAGCTACAACAGCCTGTTCAGATTGTCGTCGGTACGCCAGGTCGAATTTTGGATCACATGCAAAGGGGAACACTCCATTTTGGACGATTAAAAATGTTGGTGCTCGATGAAGCCGATAAAATGTTGGAAATGGGTTTCCAAGAAGACGTAGAAACAATTATCGCTCAGACGGCTCATCAAAAACAAACTTTGTTATTTTCGGCGACGATGCCAGATCGGGTTCGTCAACTGGCGCATCGTTTTATGTTTCAGCCGCCGCATATTAAAGTCGATATGAAACAAGCCACAGCGGAAACAACAGATCAATATTTTTATGTTGTTAATCAAAGTGAAAAGTTGGAAGCGCTGAAGACATTGTTAGGCGAGCTTAATCCGTTTCTAGCCATTATCTTTGTTAATACGCAAAATCGGGTGGACTCTGTTACAGAACAATTACAACAAGAAGGTTTTGAGGCGGAGGCGTTGCATGGCGGGTTGTCTCAAAATAAGAGAGAGCGTTTGATGGACGCGTTTCGTCAAGTGAAGTTTCAATATTTGGTCTGCACTGATATTGCTTCGCGCGGGGTCGATGTCGAAGGGGTCACCCATGTGTTTAATTTTGACCTCCCATCCGATCCAGAAAGCTATATTCATCGTGTTGGCAGAACGGGCAGAGCGGGGCAAAGCGGGACGGCGATTACATTCGTGTCCCCTCGCCAAAAGATAATTATGTCTAAAATTGAAAGCGCGATTCATCAAAAAATTGAGGAGCGCGTCTTGTTCGGAACAAAAGGTTTTGTTGAGGTCCCTAAATCAAAAGGGAGCAACAGGCGCCGCCGTCCAAGGGGCGGAACATCCGCGCGGCCAGAGCCGAAGCAATTGGTCGTTAACTCTCCAAAAAGGAAAAACAACGAGAAGGTAAAACCAGGCTATAAGAAAAAGGCGAAATTAGAGCAAGCGCGGCTTGAACAGCAAGAGAAGAGAAAGCGGATTCGTCAATCGATCAATCAAACGATTCGTTCCAAAAAGAAGCAGGAGGCTAGAGAGAGGAGTCGCTAA
- a CDS encoding MgtC/SapB family protein, translating into MFFVDTSILLKLGASTILGLVIGLERELQKKPLGLKTSLVICVSSCILTIVSIEASNHYAVPYQKPMDPLRLAAQIVSGIGFLGAGVILHKQNDVIIGLTTAAMIWAASGLGIAAGAGFYLEAFVAVFLIIVSVELLPPIIKRIGPKSLREQEIKLELTLSKEDNRVLEVMEALKERHIKIKYIKIRDVSASSERGETHQVNLIVHVDGERYNADIYHEIKQIPYIVSVQIETLL; encoded by the coding sequence ATGTTCTTTGTTGATACTTCCATATTACTGAAGTTAGGCGCGTCGACAATTTTAGGACTAGTGATTGGGTTAGAACGGGAACTCCAAAAGAAACCGTTAGGATTAAAAACCTCACTCGTCATTTGTGTGAGTAGCTGCATCCTGACGATTGTCTCCATTGAGGCGTCCAACCACTATGCTGTTCCCTACCAAAAACCGATGGATCCCCTTCGTCTTGCCGCTCAGATTGTATCCGGTATCGGATTCCTCGGGGCAGGCGTCATTTTGCACAAACAAAACGATGTGATCATTGGACTGACAACCGCCGCGATGATTTGGGCCGCTTCTGGGCTCGGTATCGCCGCCGGCGCAGGATTTTACTTAGAAGCTTTTGTCGCTGTATTCTTAATCATTGTTTCTGTAGAGTTACTTCCCCCGATTATAAAACGGATCGGCCCCAAATCTTTGCGTGAGCAGGAAATAAAGCTCGAACTCACCTTGAGCAAAGAAGATAATCGGGTATTAGAGGTAATGGAAGCGCTTAAAGAGCGTCACATAAAAATTAAGTATATTAAAATACGGGATGTCTCAGCCAGTTCAGAACGAGGCGAAACCCATCAAGTTAACTTAATCGTGCACGTTGATGGTGAACGGTACAATGCCGACATTTACCATGAAATCAAGCAAATCCCTTACATCGTCAGTGTTCAAATTGAAACATTATTATAA
- a CDS encoding MoaD/ThiS family protein, producing the protein MMLFAGLSEVAGSPSVLIETDQQSLSIEQVRAILIEKYPAMEPLLKNSLAAVNQEYADGQQLVSESDEVAFIPPVSGG; encoded by the coding sequence GTGATGCTGTTTGCCGGTCTGTCGGAAGTTGCTGGTTCTCCAAGCGTTTTGATTGAGACCGATCAACAATCGTTGTCCATCGAACAAGTAAGAGCGATCCTTATCGAAAAGTATCCCGCGATGGAGCCGCTGCTAAAAAATAGTTTAGCAGCTGTAAATCAAGAATACGCGGATGGACAACAACTCGTGAGCGAGTCAGATGAGGTGGCATTTATACCTCCGGTAAGTGGGGGATAA
- a CDS encoding molybdenum cofactor biosynthesis protein MoaE has translation MKSYAITDKPIEIQPLIDHVTHPHAGAVSTFIGMVREFTRGKKTLYLEYQAYAAMAEKKLKQIGDEIIEKHPEARVAIHHRVGHLDISDVAVAIAVSTPHRDAAFEASRYAIERIKEIVPIWKKENWEDGQSWIGDQKEQVAYPTGQPELKGEK, from the coding sequence ATGAAAAGTTATGCGATTACGGACAAACCAATCGAGATCCAGCCTTTAATTGATCATGTCACACATCCGCATGCAGGGGCTGTCTCTACTTTTATCGGAATGGTGCGCGAATTTACGCGAGGTAAAAAGACTCTTTATTTAGAGTACCAAGCGTATGCCGCGATGGCGGAAAAAAAGTTAAAACAGATCGGCGATGAAATCATTGAAAAACATCCAGAGGCTCGCGTTGCGATTCATCATCGTGTTGGTCATCTAGATATTTCCGATGTCGCTGTTGCGATTGCGGTGTCTACTCCACATCGGGACGCGGCCTTTGAGGCCAGTCGTTATGCAATTGAGCGCATTAAAGAAATTGTTCCGATTTGGAAAAAGGAAAACTGGGAAGACGGACAATCCTGGATCGGCGATCAAAAGGAACAAGTGGCCTATCCAACGGGGCAACCCGAATTGAAAGGAGAGAAATAA
- the mobB gene encoding molybdopterin-guanine dinucleotide biosynthesis protein B: MDNKKAIIQVVGYKNSGKTTTCCKIIERFVEQGWKVGSIKNDAHNFEVDHPGKDTWLHREAGASVVAITSKHKTAIMEQRPTRLEHLIERMDGIELVVIEGYKFENYPKVVLLRNESDLSLVEETTEIMAIASWFPYEHPSIPVVHIDQFPELFTIIYDYVQNEMGGNK; the protein is encoded by the coding sequence ATGGATAATAAGAAAGCAATCATTCAGGTAGTCGGTTACAAAAACAGCGGGAAGACAACGACATGCTGTAAAATTATTGAACGATTTGTAGAGCAGGGTTGGAAAGTCGGAAGCATTAAAAATGACGCCCATAATTTTGAAGTTGATCACCCCGGCAAAGACACTTGGTTGCATCGGGAAGCGGGAGCCTCAGTTGTCGCGATTACTTCGAAGCATAAAACGGCGATTATGGAACAGCGACCGACCCGTTTGGAACATTTAATTGAGCGGATGGATGGGATCGAACTTGTCGTGATTGAAGGATATAAATTTGAGAATTATCCGAAGGTTGTCCTCTTGCGAAATGAATCGGATCTGTCTCTGGTTGAGGAAACAACAGAAATCATGGCGATTGCTAGTTGGTTTCCCTACGAACATCCTTCCATTCCTGTTGTTCACATAGATCAATTTCCTGAATTGTTTACGATTATTTATGATTATGTTCAAAATGAGATGGGGGGAAACAAATAA
- a CDS encoding twin-arginine translocase TatA/TatE family subunit → MFQNIGFPGLILILVIALIVFGPHKLPEIGRAFGSSLREFKRSSKGLMDDEGVEKKEETEPVLRTSERTN, encoded by the coding sequence ATGTTTCAAAATATTGGTTTTCCTGGACTTATTTTAATTTTAGTGATTGCTTTAATCGTATTTGGCCCCCATAAATTGCCAGAAATCGGACGAGCATTTGGTTCCTCGTTGAGAGAATTTAAACGTTCCTCTAAAGGGCTGATGGATGATGAAGGCGTAGAGAAAAAGGAAGAGACCGAGCCCGTTTTAAGGACTTCTGAAAGAACTAACTAA